One Rosa chinensis cultivar Old Blush chromosome 5, RchiOBHm-V2, whole genome shotgun sequence genomic region harbors:
- the LOC112168125 gene encoding pleckstrin homology domain-containing protein 1, protein MEGLWRAATGQDPSPEDYTGIEFWSNPERAAWLTKQGEYIKTWRRRWFVLKQGKLFWFKDSHVTPSSTPRGVIPVGTCLTVKGAEDVLHKPCAFELSTTTHDTMYFIADTEKEKEEWINSIGRSLVQHSRSLADSEVVDYDNRR, encoded by the coding sequence ATGGAGGGTCTGTGGCGGGCCGCGACGGGCCAGGACCCAAGCCCAGAAGACTACACCGGCATCGAATTCTGGTCCAACCCCGAACGCGCCGCTTGGCTCACCAAGCAAGGCGAGTACATCAAGACCTGGCGCCGCCGCTGGTTCGTCCTCAAGCAAGGCAAGCTCTTCTGGTTCAAGGACTCCCACGTCACCCCCTCCTCCACCCCACGCGGCGTCATCCCCGTCGGCACCTGCCTCACCGTCAAGGGCGCCGAGGACGTCCTCCACAAGCCCTGCGCCTTCGAGCTCTCCACCACCACCCACGACACCATGTACTTCATCGCCGATactgagaaggagaaggaggagtgGATCAACTCCATCGGACGGTCATTAGTCCAGCACTCCAGATCGCTCGCCGATTCCGAGGTCGTCGATTACGATAACCGCCGGTGA